A window from Deltaproteobacteria bacterium RIFCSPHIGHO2_02_FULL_44_16 encodes these proteins:
- a CDS encoding ATPase yields MYSRIINRPKKKSFFLFGPRGTGKSTWIRQTFSDALYLDLLDDALFTDLLARPHRLEELIPKNFKHPIIIDEVQKIPALLDEVHRLIESKRHQFVLTGSSARKLKQKGINLLAGRALTLFLYPLTVFELGQDFNLEHSLRYGFLPSVYMESDPKRYLEAYVRTYLKEEVQQEGLTRNLGAFSRFLEAASFSQGQVLSISEVARECSVERKVVENYFTILEDLLLGVRLPVFTKRAKRRMISHTKFYLFDAGVYRTIRPSGPLDRPEEIEGAALETLFFQEVRALNEYHDLGYTLYYWHTANDMEVDFVVYGERGIFAFEIKRAKRFSRNDLTGLKLFLKDYPGANAYFVYGGDRREEVDGITIIPYEKCIQNLAALLTSTPF; encoded by the coding sequence ATGTATTCCAGAATTATCAACCGCCCGAAAAAGAAAAGCTTTTTTCTCTTCGGACCACGAGGAACCGGAAAATCAACGTGGATTCGGCAGACATTTTCCGACGCTCTTTATCTTGACCTTCTGGATGATGCACTTTTTACCGACCTTCTTGCGAGACCTCATCGTCTTGAAGAACTCATTCCAAAAAACTTTAAACATCCGATCATCATTGATGAAGTGCAAAAGATTCCAGCTCTCCTTGACGAAGTCCATCGCTTGATTGAATCGAAACGTCATCAATTCGTTCTCACAGGATCGAGCGCTCGAAAGCTCAAGCAAAAAGGAATTAATTTATTAGCGGGAAGAGCGCTTACTCTTTTCCTCTATCCCTTAACAGTTTTCGAATTAGGTCAAGACTTTAACCTTGAGCACTCACTTCGTTATGGGTTCCTTCCAAGTGTCTATATGGAGTCAGATCCAAAACGTTATCTGGAAGCCTATGTCCGAACGTATCTCAAAGAGGAAGTCCAACAAGAAGGTCTCACCCGAAATTTAGGAGCTTTCTCTCGTTTTCTGGAAGCCGCAAGTTTCTCACAAGGTCAGGTTCTGAGCATCAGCGAAGTTGCTCGCGAATGTTCCGTCGAACGAAAAGTTGTCGAAAATTATTTTACAATCCTGGAAGACCTGCTTCTTGGCGTTCGCTTACCGGTCTTTACCAAACGTGCAAAGCGTCGCATGATTTCACATACAAAGTTTTATCTCTTTGATGCTGGCGTTTATCGCACCATTCGACCTTCAGGACCGCTGGATCGACCGGAAGAAATTGAGGGAGCAGCACTCGAAACTCTTTTCTTTCAAGAAGTCCGGGCTCTCAATGAATATCATGATCTTGGGTACACACTTTACTATTGGCACACCGCAAATGACATGGAAGTCGATTTTGTTGTCTATGGAGAGAGAGGAATTTTTGCTTTTGAAATAAAAAGAGCAAAACGATTTTCAAGAAACGATCTAACAGGTCTCAAACTTTTTCTGAAAGATTACCCGGGTGCAAACGCTTATTTTGTCTATGGAGGAGATCGTCGTGAAGAAGTGGATGGGATTACGATTATTCCTTATGAGAAATGTATTCAAAATCTTGCAGCATTGCTCACTTCAACACCATTTTAA